In Alkalispirochaeta americana, one DNA window encodes the following:
- a CDS encoding DNA-directed RNA polymerase subunit omega yields the protein MAIPLDDLIQDDRNIYELTVAAIRRSHQIGEIRRAFSSDEHGSVNDEDGEKVVSQAISEVLLNQVQFEMIEN from the coding sequence ATGGCAATACCCCTCGACGATCTTATTCAGGATGATCGTAATATATACGAGCTTACCGTCGCCGCTATCCGGCGGTCCCATCAGATCGGGGAGATCCGTCGGGCCTTCAGCTCCGACGAGCATGGTAGCGTGAACGACGAAGATGGCGAAAAGGTCGTCTCCCAGGCTATCTCGGAGGTGCTCCTGAACCAGGTCCAGTTTGAAATGATCGAGAATTGA
- the miaA gene encoding tRNA (adenosine(37)-N6)-dimethylallyltransferase MiaA gives MNPDLSAAAIKAVVLFGPTAVGKTGILQKVLAENPRLAGAVEIVSADSRQIYRGMDIGTAKPSRDELEAVPHHLIDLQEPTRSFDVGQFVRSCDRLCQEICLRGRIPLVTGGTAFYLQGFLCGLPEVPPSSREVQRELSRRAREEGLAPLRQELERVDPESAIRIGENDAYRIVRALEVYLVSGRPRSSFHEPRDIRQDLSVQIVGLTRDRSELHQRINRRVRAMMEAGLPGEVEELVRSGLGKDDPGFRTIGYREFLEISGDPPWSEEELGRIQERIARNTRHYARRQEIFFRRLPQVRWLQADDCRGLEEILLEALPP, from the coding sequence TTGAACCCTGATCTCTCCGCCGCCGCGATCAAGGCGGTTGTTCTCTTTGGCCCCACGGCAGTGGGAAAAACCGGAATACTGCAAAAGGTTCTTGCCGAAAACCCGCGCCTTGCCGGGGCTGTGGAGATCGTCTCGGCCGATTCGCGCCAGATCTACCGCGGAATGGACATCGGTACAGCGAAGCCTTCCCGGGATGAGCTGGAAGCGGTTCCTCATCACCTGATCGATCTGCAGGAGCCCACGCGATCCTTTGACGTGGGGCAGTTCGTGCGCTCCTGCGATAGGCTGTGCCAGGAAATCTGTCTTCGGGGTCGAATCCCTCTGGTAACAGGAGGAACAGCCTTTTACCTCCAGGGATTCCTCTGCGGGTTGCCCGAGGTTCCGCCATCGTCCCGGGAGGTCCAGCGCGAGCTTTCCCGGCGGGCCCGGGAGGAAGGACTGGCTCCTTTGCGGCAGGAGCTTGAGCGGGTAGATCCCGAGAGCGCTATCCGCATCGGGGAAAACGACGCCTATCGCATTGTGCGGGCGCTTGAGGTCTATCTCGTCTCGGGGAGGCCCCGGTCGTCTTTTCATGAGCCCCGGGATATCCGTCAGGACCTTTCGGTACAGATTGTGGGGCTTACCCGGGATCGATCCGAGCTGCACCAGCGCATCAATCGCCGGGTTCGCGCCATGATGGAGGCGGGGCTTCCTGGAGAGGTGGAAGAGCTGGTGCGATCAGGCCTCGGAAAAGATGATCCGGGGTTCCGGACGATCGGCTACAGGGAGTTTCTGGAGATTTCCGGGGATCCTCCCTGGTCGGAAGAGGAGCTGGGGCGCATTCAGGAGCGAATTGCCCGGAATACCCGTCACTACGCGCGACGCCAGGAGATCTTCTTTCGCAGATTGCCCCAGGTCCGGTGGCTTCAGGCCGACGATTGTCGGGGGCTCGAGGAGATTCTTTTGGAGGCGCTCCCGCCTTGA